The window GTCGAGCCGTCGCTGGAGGAGGCGCTCGAGCAGGCGCGGGAGTCGGCCGGCGAGACCGAGAAGGGGGCCGTGCTCGTCACGGGCTCGATCACCCTCGTCGGAGAGGTCATCACGCTGGCCGCCCGCGAGGGCTGGAAGGGCGAGACCGAGTGAGGGGAGCATCCGTTCGCCAGAGCCTCGCCTCGATCGTGCTCGGCTTCGAGTCGATCGTGATGTTCTTCGCGGCGCTGGTGATCTTCGGGCTGAAGGCGCTGCCGGCGCCCGCGGCCCTGATCGGCGGCGCGGTGCTCTGCCTGCTGCTCGTCGTGAACGTCGCGCTGCTGCGCTTCCGCTGGGGCTACTGGCTCGGCTGGGCGCTGCAGGCCGTGATCGTGGCGGCGTGCTTCCTCGTGCCCTCGCTCGCGATCGTCGCGGCGATCTTCATCGGCCTGTGGATCTACTGCATGGTCAAGGGCGCCCAGATCGACCGCCAGCGCGCCGCCTGGCGGGCCGCGCAGGAGGCCGAGGAGGGCGACGGGCAGGGCGGCTCCCCGGCGGCGGCCGTCTAGTTTCGTTCGCTAGGGTTTAGGGCATGACCACCTACGTCGAAGAAACCCTCGTCCTCGTCAAGCCCGACGGCGTGGCCCGCAACCTCACCGGCGAGATCCTGCGCCGCATCGAGGCGAAGGGCTACCAGCTCGTCGACATCAAGCTGATCGAGCCCGACCGGGAGCTCCTGGCGTCGCACTACGAGGAGCACCAGGGCAAGCCGTTCTACGAGCCCCTGGTCGAGTTCATGGAGTCGGGCCCGATCGTGGCCCTGCGCATCACGGGCAACCGTGTGATCGAGGGCTTCCGATCGCTGGCCGGCACCACCGACCCCACCACGGCCGCGCCCGGCACCATCCGCGGCGACCTCGCCCGCGACTGGGGCCTCGCCGTGCAGCAGAACCTCGTGCACGGCAGCGACTCGCCCGAGTCGGCGCAGCGCGAGCTCGCCCTCTGGTTCGGCTGAGCCCGGCCGCTCGGCCGAGCCGCTTCTCGGCTAGAGCGTGCGGAGGATCGTGGTGAGGGCGTCCAGCCTCAGCTGCGCCAGCACCACGATCACCAGGTAGCTCAGCAGCACCAGCGTCCACACCCAGGGGTAGACGAGCGCCGCGATCTCGCGGCTGCCGCGCCCGTTGCCGAAGTGGCCCTGCTTCACGTTGTACGCCGTGACGTACCAGAACATCGGGATGACAACGGCCCAGACGAGCATGCAGTAGGGGCAGAGGGTGCCGAGCACGAAGATGCTCACGCTCATCAGCCACACGATGAACGCCACGGCGCCCACGAAGCCGAGGTTGAACAGCACCCAGAACCACTTCGCGAAGCGCGCCCCGGCCAGGATGGCCATGCCCACCACGATCGGCGCGATGAACGCCGCGACGCCGATGATCGGGTTCGGGAAGCCGAACACCGAGCCCTGCGAGCTCGCCATGTTGGGCCCGCAGGTGACGAGCGGCGAGATGTTGCAGCTCGGGACGTAGTCGGGGTTGATCAGCGTCTGGATCTTCTCGAGCGTCAGATCGAACGAGGCGTACCAGCCCAGGAGGCCCGCCACGATGAGCAGAACGGCGAGGCCGATCGGGCGGCGGTATTCAGCTGTTTCGGCAGGCACCCGGCCAGTATCGCAGAGCGCGTTCGCGAGCATTCTGGGAATGCGTGCGATAATCGACGGAGGTTTCGGTGATCGTCAGCGAAACCGCCAACGAAGGCTTTCCGGGCTCATCGTCCCCGGGCACCGCAGACGCGCTGCCCCACGAGGCGTCAGACCCCGACACGAAGACAGACAGAGCGACCGGGTCCGCCAGCAGGCGGGCCGGCGCATGAGCGAGATCAGCGGAGGAGACGCGCAGGCGGACCTTCGCTCGTGAGAGTACCTGCCGGTGGGTGAGAGCCCCTGGCTGGCAAGGAGTGCACCAGAGATGGTGGAGAACAGTTCACACAATGACAACGACACGAACAACCAGGAGGGAACGGGCCGGCGCAAGACGCGGCTGTTCGGCGGTCGCCGAGCAGGCAAGAAGACGGATGCTCCGGTGACCTCCTACCGCGACGCCCCCACGTCGCCCGAGCCGGAGCCCGCGGCATCGGCCGAGCCCGGGGTGCCCGCTGACGTGCTTCAGGCCCCCGCCGAGGCGCCCGCCGCCGAGGTGCCCGCGGATGCAGGCGAGGCCCCTGCGGATGCGTCCGAGGTCCCCTCCGATGCGTCCGAGGTCCCCGCCGCCGACGAGCCGGAGGCTCCCGTGCTCGAGGCCGGCCCGCACGACGACGAGCCGGGCCTCGCCCCGTTCAGCGCCGCGGGTTCCGCCTTCCAGGCGCCCGAGCGCCCGCGGGCGCTCAGCACCACCTCGCTGATCTTCCAGGCGCCCGACCTCCCCGACCTCCCGCCGCTGCCGCCGCGCGACCGCGACCCGCGGGACCGGGATCGGGACCGCGACCCGCGCGACCGTGAACCCCGCGATCGCGACCCGCGAGACCGTGACCCCCGCGACCGCGACGAGCAGGCCGCGGAGTCCTCTGTGCGCCGCCGCTCCCGTCGCCGCTCGGGCGAGGAGACCCGCGGAGGCCAGGACGACCCCGAGAACACCGTCGTCAAGGTGCGCACCCCGCGCGAGCGCGAGGAGCGCCAGCCCGAGCTCATCACCGAGCCGCAGCGCATCAAGGGCTCCACCCGCCTCGAGGCCAAGAAGCAGCGCCGCCGCGACGGTCGCGACGCCGGCCGCCGCCGCCCCGTGGTGACCGAGGCCGAGTTCCTCGCCCGCCGCGAGGCCGTCGACCGCCAGATGGTCGTGCGCGCCAAGAACGACAAGATCCAGATCGCCGTGCTGGAAGACGGCGTGCTGGTCGAGCACTACGTCGCCAAGGCGCAGGATGCCTCGCTGATCGGCAACGTCTACCTCGGCAAGGTGCAGAACGTGCTGCCGAGCATGGAGGCCGCCTTCGTGGACATCGGGCGCGGCCGCAACGCCGTGCTCTACTCCGGCGAGGTCGACTGGGACGCCGCGGCCGAGAACAACGAGGGCAAGGGCTCGCAGCCCCGCCGAATCGAGCTCGCGCTGAAGTCGGGCGACACCGTGCTCGTTCAGGTCACCAAAGACCCGGTCGGCCACAAGGGCGCCCGTCTCACCAGCCAGGTCAGCCTCCCGGGCCGCTACCTCGTCTACGTGCCCAACGGCTCGATGAACGGCATCTCGCGCAAGCTCCCCGACACCGAGCGGGCCCGCCTGAAGCGCATCCTCAAGGAGGTGCTGCCCGAGAACGTGGGCGTCATCGTGCGCACCGCGTCCGAGGGCGCCACCGAGGAGCAGCTGACGCTCGACGTCAACCGCCTCACGGCTCAGTGGGCCCACATCAGCGAGCAGGTGCAGAAGCAGCAGGCGCCGCACCTGCTGCACTCCGAGCCCGACCTCCTGATCAAGATCGTGCGCGACGTCTTCAACGAGGACTTCCACAAGCTCGTCATCTCGGGCGACGAGGCCCGCGCGACCATCGAGAACTACCTCGCCGCCGTCGCGCCCGACCTGCTCGACCGCGTCGAGAAGTACGAGGGCGAGAAAGACGCCTTCGACGAGTACCGCGTCTCGGAGCAGATCGAGAAGGCCCTCGACCGCAAGGTCTGGCTGCCCTCGGGCGGCTCGCTCGTGATCGACCGCACCGAGGCCATGACCGTGGTCGACGTGAACACCGGCAAGTTCGTCGGCTCGGGAGGCAACCTCGAGGAGACCGTGACGAAGAACAACCTCGAGGCCGCCGAGGAGATCGTGCGCCAGCTTCGTCTGCGCGACATCGGCGGCATCATCGTCGTCGACTTCATCGACATGGTGCTCGAGTCCAACCGCGACCTGGTGCTCCGGCGCCTGATCGAGTGCCTCAGCCGCGACCGCACGAAGCACCAGGTCGCCGAGGTCACCTCGCTCGGCCTCGTGCAGATGACCCGCAAGAAGCTCGGCCTGGGCCTCCTGGAGTCGTTCAGCGAGCCCTGTGAGCAGTGCGCCGGCCGCGGCATCATCGTGCACCACGACCCCGTGGTGAAGCACCGCTCGAGCCAGCAGCCCGCGGGCGGCTCCAACGGCGGCTCCGGCAACGGCGGCTCCACCGGCTCGAACGGCGCCGGCCGCCGCAACGGCCGCGGCGGCTCGAACGGCGGGGCCAACGGCTCCGGCTCGAACGGCAACGGCTCCGGCGCGAACGGCTCCGGATCGCAGACGGCCCCCGTCGGCGGCACCCACGCCATCACCGAGAACGCCAAGAACGCCCTCGCCCAGATCGCGGCCTCCACGATCGCGGCTTCCGCGATAACCGCGGCGAAGCACACCGGTGACGAGGTTCCGGATGCCGGTTCCGCGCCCGTGACCGAGACCGCAGCCGCCCCGTCCGACGCCCCCACGGCCGTCGCCGAGGCGCCCGCCGCCGAGGCCGTCCGCGGCCCTGACGCGGCGGTCGCGGCCGAGCGCTCGACCCGGCGCCGCAAGTCGCGCCACTCGCGCGGCGACGCCGAGCAGGCACCCGCGACGGAGGCACCCGCGTCGGAGGCACCCGCGTCGGAGGCATCCGCCGCAGAGGCACCGGCGGCAGAGGCACCCGCGGCAGCACCGGCCGGGGCACCCGCCACCGGGGCCGCCCCGGAGGAGACCGCGCCGGCCCAGCCGGCCTCGGCCCCCTCGTTCGACGAGGTCGCCGCCCCGGTGTCCACCGCGCCAGCGGTCGACCCGGAGGCCGCCCCCCAGGCCCCCGTGTCCGACCCCGAGCCCGCCATCGCGATCCTCGACATCCCCGTCACGAAGGCCGCCCGCGCCCCGCGGGTGAAGCCCGAGGAGGCCTCGCACCTGCTCGACTCGGTGCTCGACGCCCTCCCGGCGCCGAAGCAGCCCGGACAGGGCCGCTCGCGCAGCCGTCGCGTGTCGACGACCGCCGTCGTCTCGGCGCCCGCGGAGTCGAGCGACTCCTGAGCCGCCTCCGCTAGTGCGCGGAGCGCGTCCCCCGGTGGGCGCGCTCCGCGTCGCGGTCCCGCCCGCGCACCCGCAGCCCGCTGGAGCGCAGACGAACCACGAGCTCCCGGTAGCTGACGGGCACGGCCCCCGCGGCGACCAGCTCGTCGTGCCGGTCCACCGGCACGTCGTAGTGGTCGAGATCGAAGCTGCGGGGCGGCAGTCCGGCCGCCCGGGCGAAGCGGTGCAGCTCCTCCAGCGAGTCGTCGCTGACGAGGTGGCCCCAGATGGTACCGTGGGCTGGCCACATCGGCTCGTCGATCAGCACGGTCATGGTGCGAGTATCCCACTTGCCCCGGTTTGACCGAAATCACTCCGTCGAGTAGGCTTGACCGCTGGTGTGCGTGGAGCGTCGCTCCGCCGTTTGCCAAGACTTCCATGAGCTGCAGAGTGCGCTCGTGAGGGCCCCGAAGAAGAGTTAGGTACGTAAATTGGTTTACGCAGTTGTGCGCGCCGGTGGTCGGCAGGAAAAGGTCGAGGTCGGCACGATCGTCACCCTCGATCGCATCAAGGCCGACGAAAACGGCAACATCGAGCTGGCGGCCGTGCTGCTCGTCGACGGTGACACCATCACCTCCGACGCGTCGTCGCTGTCCAAGGTGAAGGTCACCGCCGAGGTCCTGAACGACCTCCGCGGCCCGAAGATCGTCATCCAGAAGTTCAAGAACAAGACCGGCTACAAGAAGCGCCAGGGCCACCGCCAGGAGCTCACCCGCGTCAAGGTCACCGGAATCAAGTAGGGATCAGGAAACATGGCACACAAAAAGGGTGCGAGCTCCACTCGCAACGGTCGTGACTCCAACGCTCAGCGTCTGGGTGTCAAGCGCTTCGGCGGCCAGGTCGTCGGCGCCGGCGAGATCATCGTCCGCCAGCGCGGCACTCACTTCCACCCCGGCGTGAACGTCGGCCGTGGCGGCGACGACACGCTGTTCGCCCTCTCGGCCGGTTCGGTCGAGTTCGGCCGGAAGGGCGGCCGCAAGGTCGTCAACATCGTCGCGGCGGTCGCGGAGTAACCTCCGCCGCTTCGGCATCATCTTCGCGCGATGGGCGGGCTTCGGCCCGCCCATCGTCGTTTCGTCTCCCAGAAAGATCGTGAGGTAACCGCAAATGGTGACTTTCGTCGACCATGTGACCCTCCATCTCAAGGCGGGCAACGGCGGCAACGGCTGTGTGTCCGTTCGCCGTGAGAAGTTCAAGCCGCTGGCCGGCCCCGACGGCGGCAACGGCGGCCACGGCGGCGACATCGTGCTCGTCAGCGACCCGCAGACCACGACGCTGCTCGGCTTCCACCGCGCCCCGCACCGCTCCTCGCAGAACGGCGGCCCCGGCATGGGCGACCACCGCGCCGGAGCGAACGGCGAGGAGCTCGAGCTCCCGGTGCCCGTCGGAACGGTCGTCAAAGACGCCGACGGCGCCGAGATCATCGACATGAGTGAGCCCGGCATGCGCTTCGTGATCGCCGAGGGCGGTCAGGGCGGCCTCGGCAACGCGTCACTCGCCACCACCAAGCGCAAAGCGCCCGGCTTCGCCCTGCTCGGCACCGACGGCTGGACCGGCGACGTGCTGCTCGAGCTCAAGACCGTCGCCGACGTCGCGCTCGTGGGCTATCCCTCGGCCGGCAAGTCGAGCCTCGTCGCCGCCATGTCGGCCGCGAAGCCGAAGATCGCCGACTACCCCTTCACCACGCTGCACCCGAACCTCGGCGTCGTCGAGTCGGGCGGCACCCGGTACACCATCGCCGACGTGCCCGGGCTCATCGAGGGCGCGAGCGAGGGCAAGGGCCTCGGCCTGGAGTTCCTCCGTCACGTCGAGCGCTGCAGCGCCCTGCTGCACGTGCTCGACTGCGCCACGCTCGAGCCCGGCCGCGACCCGATCAGCGACCTCGATGTCATCCTCGGCGAGCTCGGCGCCTACCCGGTGCCCGAGGGGCAGGTGCCGCTTCTCGAGCGCCCCCAGCTGATCGCCCTGAACAAGATCGACGTGCCCGAGGCGCGCGAGCTCGCCGAGTTCGTCAAGCCCGAGCTCGAGGAGCGCGGCTACAAGGTCTTCGAGATCTCCACCGCGAGCCACGAGGGACTCCGCCAGCTCTCGTTCGCCCTCGCCGAGCTGGTCGACCGCGCACGCCGCGAGGCCGCCGAGAACCCGGCCCCCGCGAAGATCGTGCTGCGCCCCAAGGCCGTCAACGAATCGGGCTTCCACATCGAGGTCGAGGGCGGAAGCTACGGCGACGTCTTCCGCATCATCGGCACGAAGCCGGAGCGCTGGGTGCAGCAGACCGATTTCACCAACGACGAGGCCGTCGGCTTCCTCGCCGACCGGCTCGCGAAGCTCGGCGTCGAGGACCAGTTGTTCAAGAAGGGCGCCGTCTCGGGATCGACGGTCGTCATCGGCCGCGGCAACGCGATCGTGTTCGACTGGGAGCCGACCCTCACCTCCACGGCCGAGCTCGTCGTCGCCCCGCGCGGCTCCGACCCGCGCCTGGACGGCGGGCGCCGCCGCACCAACGTCGAGCGCCGCGACGACTACTACGACCTGATGGACGCCAAGGCGGAGGCCCGGGCCGAGCTCGTGCGCGAGAAGGAAGCGGGGCTCTGGAACCAGGAGGACGAGTCGTGACCGACGGTCACGATCTCCGCGCACAGGTCACCGAGCGCAGCGGCATCCCGTCGGCCCGGCGCGTGGTCGTCAAGGTCGGCTCGTCGTCGATCAGCGGCGACAACGCCGGGCAGATCGAGCCCCTGGTCGATGCCTTGGCCGCAGCTCACGCCCGGGGCACCGAGATCATCCTGGTCTCCTCGGGCGCGATCGCCACGGGCATGCCCTTCCTGAAGCTCGACGCCCGCCCCAACGACCTCGCCACCCAGCAGGCCGCAGCCGCGGTCGGCCAGAACGTGCTGATCTACCGCTATCAGAACAGCCTGCGGCGCTTCGGCATCACCGCCGGTCAGGTGCTGCTGACGGCGGGCGACCTCGAGAACCCGACGCACCGCTCCAACGCCCAGCGCGCCATGGACCGGCTGCTCGGCCTCCGCATCCTGCCCATCGTGAACGAGAACGACACCGTGGCCACCCACGAGATCCGCTTCGGCGACAACGACCGGCTCGCGGCCCTCGTCTCGCAGCTCGTCGAGGCCGACGCCCTCGTGCTGCTCTCCGACGTCGACGCCCTCTACACCCGCCCCCCGCAGGAGCCCGGCGCGGTGATGATCAGCGAGGTGCCCATCGGTGACGACCTGGCCGGGGTCACCTTCGGCGACATCGGCGCGGCCGGGGTCGGCACCGGGGGAGCGGCCACCAAGGTCAGCGCCGCGCGCCTCGCCGCCGCCGCCGGCACGGCCGTGCTCGTCACCTCGACGGGCCGCGTGGCCGAGGCCCTGGCGGGCGCCGACATCGGCACCTTCTTCGCGCCCGCCCCGTAGACTCTCGGGCATGTCCGACGCCTTCGACGAGAAGCTGGCCGCCGCCCGAACGGCCTCCCTGGTGCTCGCCACCGCCACCACCGACGTCAAGAACCGGGGCCTCACGGCCATCGCGGCCGCGCTCGAGGCCGGCGCCGACGAGATCCTCCGGGCCAACGAGGTCGATCTCGCGAACGGCCGGGAGAACGGCCTGTCCACCGCCCTCCAGGACAGGCTGCGACTCACCCCCGAGCGCATCGTCGCCCTGGCCGGCGCGGTGCGCGAGATCGTCGTGCTGGCCGACCCGGTGGGCGAGAGCATCCGGGGCCGCAAGCTGCCGAACGGGGTGCGCATCGACCAGGTGCGGGTGCCCTTCGGTGTCGTGGGCGTCATCTACGAGGCGCGGCCGAACGTGACGGTCGACATCGCGGCCCTGGCGCTGAAGAGCGGCAACGCGGCCGTGCTGCGCGGCGGCTCGGCGGCCGAGAGCACGAACCGCGTGCTGGTCGGGCTGATCCAGGATGCCCTGGCCTCGGCCGGCCTCCCGCCGGCCTCCGTGCAGACCGTCGACGAGTTCGGGCGCGAAGGCGGCACCCGCCTGATGCGCGCCCGCGGCGCCGTCGACGTGCTCATCCCGCGCGGCAGCGCCGGCCTGATCAAGGCGGTCGTCACGGAGTCGCAGGTGCCCGTGATCGAGACGGGTGACGGTGTCGTGCACGTCTTCCTCGACGCCTCGGCGAACGAGGAGTGGGCGGTCGACATCGTGCACAACGCGAAGGTGCAGCGCCCGAGCGTCTGCAACGCGCTCGAGACGCTGCTGGTGCACGAGGCGGCGGCCGAGCGACTGCTGCCGACGGTGCTCGGCCGGCTGCGGGCATCCGGGGTGACCGTGCACGGCGACGAGGCGACCCGCGCCGTCTTCCCCGACGCCGTACCCGCCACCGACGAGGACTGGGCGACCGAGTACATGAGCCTCGACCTGGCCGTGCGCGTGGTGGCCTCGCTCGACGAGGCGATGGAGCACATCCGCCGCTACTCGACCCATCACACCGAGTCGATCATCACCGACGACCTCGGCAACGCCGAGCGCTTCCTGAACGAGGTCGACAGCGCCGTGGTGATGGTGAACGCCTCCACCCGCTTCACCGACGGGGGCGAGTTCGGCTTCGGGGCCGAGGTGGGCATCTCGACGCAGAAGCTGCACGCGCGCGGACCGATGGGGCTCTCGGAGCTCACCAGCACGAAGTGGACGGTGCGGGGGTCGGGCCAGTCCCGCGGTTAGCGGTATCGTAGAAGGGTCGTTCCGTCCGAAACACCGGGAGAAGCAATGTCCGTACTCGTGAGCACGCTCGCCGCCGTCAACGAGCCCGTCGCCCTTCCGATGCCCCCGATCGTGTTCGGCCTGATCGCGGCGGTCGTCTTCGTCGCGCTCGGCTTCGTCACCTGGAGCTACCGAGACGTGGCCAACCGCCACCCGTCGAAGTCGGCCAAGTTCGCCTCGACGCACGACGTCCACGGCCACGCCGACCGCACGGGTGCGGATCACTAGTCCCGGTAGATGACGTCTTCGATGCCCGCGGGGCACCCGAGCAGCGAGCCTGCGGGCGACCCGGCCGAGCAGCCTGAGGGCGAGCAGACCCGTGAGGGCTCCGGCCGACGCCGCATTGGCGTGATGGGCGGCACCTTCGACCCCGTGCACCACGGCCACCTCGTGGCCGCGAGCGAGGTCGCCACCTCCTTCGACCTCGACGAGGTCGTCTTCGTGCCCACCGGGCGGCCCTGGCACAAGGAGCCGGTCACTCCCGCCGAGCACCGCTACCTCATGACGGTCATCGCGACCGCCTCGAACCCCCGCTTCACCGTCAGCCGCGTCGACATCGACCGCGGCGGCGTCACGTACACGATCGACACGCTGCGCGACCTGCAGACGGCCCACCCCGACGCCGACCTCTTCTTCATCTCGGGGGCCGACGCCATCGCGCAGATCCTGAACTGGAAGGACGTCGACGCGCTCTGGGATCTCGCCCATTTCGTGGCGGTCTCCCGGCCCGGTCACACCTTCGCGGTTTCCTCTTTGCCGCGGCACGACGTAAGCTATCTGGAAGTTCCGGCGCTTGCGATATCGTCCACTGACTGTCGCAGCCGGGTCGGCCGGGGTTTTCCGGTGTGGTACTTGGTACCCGACGGTGTCGTTCAGTACATCACCAAGCACCATCTATATCGGAGTGTTGAATGAGCTTGTCACACGATGGTCAGCCGCTCACGCGGCGTCAGCTGCGTGAAATGGAGCGCCAGGGCCAGGCGCCCCTGCCCGAAGAGGGCGACGACGGCGCGCCCACCGGCGCCGCGGAGGGCGCGGCCGAGGCCGAGGCCGCCGAGTCGAACGCCCCCGTCTCCGCCGGCGGCTCGCGTCGCGTCGTGCGCGAGCAGGGCCCGGCCGACACGCTCGACGAGACCGACGCCGAGCATGAGGCCGACGCCGAGCACGAGGCCGACACCGATCACAAGGCCGACGCCGAGCACGAGGGTGTCGACGAAGACACCATCGTCCCCGAGGTCGTCTCGCCCGACGAGGCCGTCGACGACGCCGAGCCCGCCGGCTCCGCCGCGCCGATCATCGAGGTCGTCCCGATGTCCGACCCCGTGCTCGTGCAGTCGCCGCCCGACGAGGCGCAGCCCGACGACACCGCCGAGCACGCCGAGATCGTGCCGAACTCCGAGGCCGACGACTCCGACGACGACACGGTCGTCGAGGAGATGGTGATCGACGATCCCGCCGTCGGGCCGCCGTCGTCGGGTTCCGATGCCGCGCCGAACCTCGCACCGGTCTTCCAGAGCCCGTCCGAGGGCGAGCACCCCACGAGCGACCAGCTGCCCTCCTCGTTCGACGACCTCATCTCGCTGCGCAACAACGCCGCGACCAACTCCATCTCGACCACCAGCGCCCTGGTGCTGCCGACCGTCCCCGGTTCGGGCGACGTCGGCACCGCGCTCGACGAGACCGGCGAGGTCATCATCACCGGGTCGATCGACCTCCCCAAGAGCTTCGGCTCGCTCGGCGCTCCGGCGACGGGCCTCGAGTCCAACGACCTCGACACGCTCCTCGAGCGCTCCGAGGTCGAGCAGGGCGGCTCCGACGTCGCTCCGGTCAGCGCGAGCCGTGCCATCAGCACGAACACCTCCTCGACCTCGCTGATCGCCCCTCCCAAGCGGGCCAGGGCCAACGCTCCCGTGGTGCTCGCCATCACGGCGGGTGTGCTCGCCGTCGGTGTCGTCGGGCTGCTGCTCGCCGTCTTCGTCTTCCAGGTCTTCTAGACCCCGCTCTCATCAGAAAGTCTTCGTGACCGCTTCCACCGCATCCATCGAACTCGCTCAGCTGGCCGCCCAGGCCGCCGACTCCAAGCAGGCCGAGAACCTCGTCGCCCTCGACGTCTCGGGGCCGCTGCCCCTCGCCGACGTGTTCCTGCTCGCCTCGGGCCGCAACGAGCGCAACGTCGTCGCCATCGCCGAGGAGATCCAGGACAGGCTGGGCGAGAGCGGCAGCAAGGTCCTGCGCCGCGAGGGCATGTCCGAGGGGCGATGGATCCTGCTCGACTTCGGCGACCTCGTCGTGCACGTCTTCCACGAGGAGGACCGCATGTACTACTCGCTCGAGCGGCTCTGGAAGGACTGCCCGGTCGTGCCCCTCGCGGTCACCGCCGCCGAGGCCTGATGTGGTCACAGCGGCTCTGAAGATGTAGTAACCTAGACAAGTTGTTTCCGCCGAGAGGTGGAAACGGCGCCCATGAGAATGGGCCCGTGGCGCAGCTGGTAGCGCACCTGCAT of the Herbiconiux flava genome contains:
- the nadD gene encoding nicotinate-nucleotide adenylyltransferase, whose translation is MTSSMPAGHPSSEPAGDPAEQPEGEQTREGSGRRRIGVMGGTFDPVHHGHLVAASEVATSFDLDEVVFVPTGRPWHKEPVTPAEHRYLMTVIATASNPRFTVSRVDIDRGGVTYTIDTLRDLQTAHPDADLFFISGADAIAQILNWKDVDALWDLAHFVAVSRPGHTFAVSSLPRHDVSYLEVPALAISSTDCRSRVGRGFPVWYLVPDGVVQYITKHHLYRSVE
- the rsfS gene encoding ribosome silencing factor → MTASTASIELAQLAAQAADSKQAENLVALDVSGPLPLADVFLLASGRNERNVVAIAEEIQDRLGESGSKVLRREGMSEGRWILLDFGDLVVHVFHEEDRMYYSLERLWKDCPVVPLAVTAAEA